Genomic window (Pseudomonadota bacterium):
CGAGGGCGGTGCCGAGCAGCGCGGTGACCGCCACCACCACGCTCGCCACCTCCAGCGAGACCCGCGCGCCGGCGGCGAGACGCGCCAGCACCGAACGGCCGAGATCGTCGCGGCCCAGCAGCGCGTCGGCGCCGGGCGGCGCGAGTATGCCCGGCAGCGAGACGAGGTCCGCGGCCGGCGGCCACAGGCTGCACAGCACCGCCACCAGCAGCCAGCCGGTGGCGATGAGGCAGGCCAGGCGCAGCCCGATATTCATGATGCGCTGGCGATGCGCGGATCGAGGCGCGGGTAGGCGAAGTCGACCAGGGTGTTGAGCACGATGTAGGTCAGCGCAATCAGCAGCACCGCGCCCTGCACCACCGGGTAATCGCGGCGCGCGATGGCATCGACCAAGAGCTGGCCGAGGCCCGGCCAGTTGAACACCGTCTCGGTCACCACCGCGCCGCCCAGCAGCGCGCCGAGCTGCAAGGCCAGCACCGTCACCACCGGCAGCGCCGCGTTGCGACACACGTGCCCGAGCACCACCGCCCGTTCGCCGAGACCGCGTGCGCGCGCCGCCTGCACATGCGGCAGCCGCAGGGCGTCGAGCATGGCGGCGCGGGTCATGCGCGTCAGCACCGCCGCCAGGCCGCTGGCCAGGGTCACGGCGGGCAGCACCAGGCCGGCGCCGTGTTCGGCACCGCCGACCGGCAGCCAGCGCAGCTGCACGGCGAAGGCGATGATCAGCAGTGGCCCCAGCACGAAGCTCGGCAAGGACATGCCGAGTACCGCCACCACGCTGGCGACGCTGTCCCAGGCCCGGCCGACACGCAACGCGGCCAGCACGCCCAGCGGCACGCCGACCGCCACCGCCAGCAGCAGCGCGGCGACGGCCAGCAGCGCGGTGTAGACGAAATGCGCGCTCAGCAATTCCAGCACCGGCACGCCGCTGACCAGCGACACGCCGAGGTCGCCGTGCAGCACGCCGCGCACGAAGTGCCACCATTGTTCGAGCAAGGGCAGGTCGAGACCCAGGCGATTGCGCAGCGCGAGCCTGTCGGCGGCCGCCGCGTATTCGCCCAGCATCACGTCGACCGGATCGCCGGGCACGCAATGGAGCAGCAGGAAAACCATGGACGACACGCCGAGCGCGACGCCCGCCGCGCCCGCGAGTCGCGATACGAGGATGCGTAGCTCGAACATAGGCGCGCCTACTGTAGCGTCCGCGCGCGATGCTCGCGAGCCGTGGCGGCGTCGTGGCCACGCATCGCTCGTGTAGAATCCCGACCGTGGCACGCTTCGAATTCCATCAGGATCCCCCGCCGCCGGAAGGCATCGAAAGAGCCGAGCGCGTGCTCAACCTGGTGGTGCGCTGCTTCGGCCTGGTGCTGATGGTGGTGGGATTGATCGTGGCGCTCAGCGTGATCTTCAGCGCCTGGTCGCTGTACCGCTCGCCAACCCACATCGAAAGCTTCGCGCAGGCGGTCGAACAGGGTTCACATCTCGATTTGACCTTGGCGAACGCCACCCAGAAAGGCCAGTTGCAGCTGGACACCAGTGACCGCGCCGGCATCGTGCCGCTCGCGCGTGCCGCCGAGCCCACACCGAACGCGCCGCCCACCAGTTTTCGTTTCTCTTATTTCATGGCCTGGCTGCTGGCCATCCTGCTGCTGTTGCTGATCGGGCGCCTCGCCATCGCGGCGGTGCGCACCGGCGGCGAGCTCGCGCTCTACGACGTGCAGGTGAAAAAGCTGGCGCGGGCGCTGCTCGATGAGCGCACGCGCGCGCTGCGGAATGACCCTGGAATGCGTGCGAATTAATTCGCACCACCGGGGGAGCCGCCGCGGCATTGAGCCTCAAAGCCCGCCCCCGCATCGAACCGTGGTCGTCGACCTTGGGAGGCGACTCGGTGCCGGCCTGACGCACTTCGGGTGACCCGGGCATCACGCACGCAGCCGCATCCAGCACCGCGCGTGAATAGAGCTCACCGTAATAATTCTTGGTGCCGGTGCGCATGACCGGCACCAGGCCAATCTTGTAAGAGGCCTGCAACAGGCCCATGCCGTCCTTCAAGCCGTCACCCATCATGAGATCCATGCGGATGTTGGCGTTCAGCACCTGGTCGTAGGGCCCCCACAGGCGCGGCGCCGAGAACGGCCCGCCGCCCGCCAGCACGTCCAGGATCACCGCGCCGCGACCGGCGTGGTAACCGAGCGCGGCAAAGCCCTCGCCCTCGTAGTAGCTGAAGGTCTGCTCGCCGCAGGCGGTGGGCAGGGTGTAATCGTAGCGATCGATGAAGCTGTCGATGTATTCGCTCGGCATCTGGATGCCGCGTGTGCGAACGCGATGCTTCTCGCCCTTGGCGCGCACTTCGTTGGCGATGCCGAGGATCAATTCCACCGAGCCATGGGGCTTGGAGACGAAACGCTTGCCGGCTTCGATGAGATAGGCGCGATCGGTGGTCACGCGTTCGCCGATGACGTCGATGGTCGGCACCACGCTCACGTCGTTGTCGCGCAGGCTGCCTTCATCGGCGTGTACGCCCTGGCCGAGCAGGCTGGCGGCGAACATCAGGATCGGGGCGAGGCGGCGCCGTTCGTCGCGGCAGCTCAGCTCGCGCTTGCGACGGTCTTCCTTGAGCGCAAAGCCGTGGCGCTGGGCATAGGCGCAGAGCTTGCGGAACATGTCGATGCTCTCCTGTTTCAGGCCGCGGCGGTGCACCAGTGTGCGCACGCCATCGATGAAACAGGGATGGACGGTGGTCAGGTATTCGAGCGGCGTGCCGCGTACCGCGCGGGCAAGGCCCGGGCTCGGGGGCGGCACATCGCCATTCGCGCTCCTTCGCGTCGATGACATGGACGGGGACAGGGAAGCGGGACTGGCTTGCATAGGGTGACTCCGGCCTGGGCGAGGCGCACGGTTTTTAGTGCTTGCGTGCCTTGTGTCGGCTGCTGTCAGGCGGACTTGATGCGCGGGTTCACATTTCGTGACACAGGTCCGCCGATGGCGGGTGGCGCTCAGCGCGCGGTGGCGGAGGCAGGCGTGGCGGCCGGGGCGCGGTTGTGGTCGATGGCGTTGCTCAAGACGTCGGACTCTATATCGCCGTCGCGCATCACGCGCTCGACGTGCTCGGCGGCGATGCCGTGGGAGGCGATACCTTCCTTGATGGTGTCGACCGACAGGTTGCCGCGACCGAGGGCATCCTTGACCGCATTGGCATCGAGTTTGCCGCTGGCCAGGCCACGCGCGAGGTCCGCCTTGGAAATGCTGCCGTCGTCCAGCGCCGCCTGCAGGCGCAGCTCTTCCTCGTCATCGGCGTTGTGCACGTAACGATCGACCAGCAACAAGCGTTGCGGCCCGGACAGGCTGCTCCAGCGTGACAACAGCGCGCGACGCTCGTTGATGCTCAAGCCCGGCAGGTCACGCAGCGCGCGGCGCAGTCGCAAGCTGTGGGCGGACAGTGCGGCTTCGGCCGACGACAGGTTGCGGCGGCGGCGCGACGACTTGTAGGTGCTACGGGTCTTGTCGGCGCTCTTGTCCGCCGGGCGCGCGGCACTGGCCGTGCCCGGCGCCGGCCTGGCCTTCATGCTTTGCACGTCGGCGCGCGCCAGCAGCTTGCGGCGCGCGGCGAGATCGAGCGTGGCCCAGTGCTTGGCGTAGCCCGACAGGATGTATTGCTGTTCGCCGCTGAGGCTCGCCCAGTTCAAGGCCGCGTCGGCGGCCAGCGCGCTGCCCGCGCACAGCGCCACGGCGCACAGCACCAGGCAACGCGATGTACGCACGAATATCCGGGGTAGGCCGCAATGGCGTTCGGACATGCTCATGCCCTGATGTCGACCAGCGTACCGACCGACACCGCGTCGAATAATTCCACGATATCGGCATTGCGCATGCGGATGCAGCCGCGCGAGCCGGGCACGCCGAGTCGGGTACTGTCGGGCGTGCCGTGGATGTAGATGTAACGCGCCTTGGAGTCGCGTTCGCCGCCGGAGTTGTAACCGTGGTCGCGACCGGCCAGCCACAGGATGCGGGTCAGGATCCAGTCACGGCCGGGATGGCGCGCGGCCAGTTCCGCGTCATGGATCTCACCGGTGGCGCGACGCGCGACGAATACCGTGCCGGGTGCGCTGCCGGCGCCGATCTTCTCGGCGATTTCGTGGGCGCCGCGCGGCGTGCGCTCGCTGTCCATCATTTCCCCGGCGCCGTTGCGCGCGGTCGAGACCGTATAGCACTTCAGTTCGCGGCCTTCGTGGAAGCAGCGCAGCGTCTGGCGCGCGATGTCGATTTCCAATCGGTCAACGGCGCGCATCGGGCCTCACCCTGTGGACCGTGCGCAAGCCATCGAAGCTGCCATCGGCATCGATGCCGTAGTCCGCGATGTCGTCGCGTAACACGGCGGCCTGAGTTTCAAACCAGAGAGGCACATAGGGCGCATCGTACAACAGGCGTCGCGCGATGGCGTGGTAGAGCAGGCGCCGGCGCGTCTCGTCCGCGCTGTGCTCGGCGGCTTCGATGAGGGCATCGAGTTCGGGCTCGGCATAGTGTCCGCGGTTGAGGCCGGACGGCGGTCGCGACGCGCCATGGAATGCCTGGCGGTAGATGTCCGGTAGTTTCAGTCCGACCCACGACAGGCCATAGAGCTGGAAGCGGCCGGCGCCGATGTCGGCGTAGAACGTGCCCCAGTCGTAACTGTCGACCGTCAAATCCACGCCGATGTCGCGCAGCTGCGCCTGCAGCAAGGTGGCGAGACGCAGGCGAAACGCATCGGCGGAGGTCTTGTAATGCAGGGCGAGGCGCCGCTCGCCATATCCCGCTTCGCCGAGCAGCCGCCGTGCCAACACCGGGTCGTAGGCCGGCACCGCGACATCGGGCGCGCTCGCCCAGTGCGCGGGCGGCAACAGGCTCGCCGCCGGCTGTGCGAGATCGCGAAACAGGAAGTGCGCGATGGCGGCTCGATCGATGCCGTGACTCAGCGCCTGGCGTACGCGCCGGTCGGCCAGCAGCGGATCGGCGAGGTTGAAGCCGAGATAGGACATGGTGGTGCCGGCGTGCTCGATGACCCTGAGGCCCGCGCGCGTCGCCAGCCAGCGCAGCGTCTCCGGCGGCAGGTTGCCTTGCGCGATGTCGATTTCGCCGGCGATGAGCTTCAGCGCCCGCACCGTCGCGTCCTTCACTTCGCAGACCTCGATGCGCGCGCCATCGGCGCGTCGGTGCAAGCGCAGGCAGCCGTCCAGCTTGCGTGCCCCACGCGTGAAAGGGCCGCTCGCGAGGTGCCAGCCATCGCGCGGCGCGCGCGCCTCTTCGGCCGCCATCACGCCCAGCGTCGCGCTGCCGGGAAATTGCGCATCGGCGGCGCGCAGCTCGAACGCCACGCGGCGCTCGTCCAGTGCTTCCACCGCGGCGATGTTGCGCAGGGCTTCGCGCAGCGGCGAGGCGAGCGCCGCATCGAGCACCGCGCGGTAGGTGGCCACCACGTCGGTCGCGCGCACCGCGCGACCATTGTTGAAGCGCGCGTCGTCGCGCAAGGTGAATTCGTAGCGCGTGGGCGTGACGCCACGCCAGTGCGCGAGGCCGGGCACGGGCCGCGCGGCGCTGTCGAATTCCACCAGTGAAGCGTGCAACAGGCGCGACAGGCGCGCCGACATGGCGTCGGTCGCGTAGCGCGGATCGAGCGTCAGGGGCGCGGTCGGAATGCCGACGCGGATGGCGTCGTCACTGCGCTGTGCGCAGCCTGAAAGCAGCATGCACAGGCATGCCCACGCGAGTCCATGGCGCAGCGCGCCACGCACATCACTCACCCGCGCACGAACAGCGACAGCGATTCGACATGGGCGGTATTGGGAAACATGTCGAGGATGCCGGTCTCGACCAGGGTGAAGCCGTGGCGCGCGACCAGCACCGCGGCGTCCCGCGCAAAGGTGACCGGGCTGCAGGACACGTACACCAGGCGCTGGCAGCGATCGAAGCTGAGCCCTTCGATGAGGGTCAGCGCGCCAGCGCGCGGCGGGTCGAGCAGGATCTTGTCGGCGCTGGCCAGTGACAGCGCGCCGACCGCCTGCGGGTCCTCGAGATTGGCGCAGGCGAACTCGACATTGGCCAGGCCGTTATGCTGCGCATTGGCTTGGGCGCGCGCCACCAGCCCCGCTTCGCCTTCGATGCCGAGCACCGTGCCGGCGCGGCGCGCCATCGGCAGCGTGAAATTGCCGACGCCGCAGAACAGGTCCACCACCCGGTCACTGGCCCCGAGTTCGAGATGCTGCAGGGCGCGCGCCACCATCTGGCGGTTGATATGGGCGTTGACCTGGGTGAAGTCGGTAGGCAGGAAGGCGATGGTTTCGTTTTCGACTTCGTAGGTGAGTGGCGCGGGCGGCTGCCCGGCCAGCGTCGCCACGGTGTCGTAACCGCCCGGCTGCAGCAACAAGGTGAAGCCGCTTTGCGCCGCGTAGTCGCCGAGCGCGGCGTGATCGTCGGCGCTCAACGGCGCGAGGTGACGCAGCACCAGCACCACTTCATGATCGCCGACCGCGACTTCGATCTGCGGCAGCTTGTCGCGTATCGAGAGCCCCGCAATCATGGTGCGCAAGGCGGGGATCGCGGCGCTGACGCGCGCGTCGAGAATGTCGCACTGGTGACACTCAGCGACATAGGGCTTGGCCCGTTCGCGAAAACCGACCAGCACGCCGCCCTTCTTGGTCACGTACTTGACGCCCAGGCGCGCCTTGCGTCGATAGCCCCATTGCGGGCTCGTGATCGGCGCGGCGACACGCTGCGCGCTCAAGCCGCCCTGGTGACGCAGCAATTCGAGCAACACCGCCTGCTTGTGTTCGAGCTGCAGCGCTTCGCTGGCATGCTGAAAGCTGCAGCCGCCGCACACGCCGTAATGCGGACAGCGCGGCACGACGCGCGACGCGCTGGCGCGCGACACCGCGGCGGTCTCCGCCTCGTCGTAGCGGCCATGCTTGCGCAGCACGCGCGCGGTGACCAGTTCACCGGCCAGGGCGCCGTCGACGAACACCGTCTTGCCTTCGTGACGGGCGACGCCGCGTCCTTCGTGGGAGAGGTTGTCGATGTCCAGCGAAAGCAGTTGCGCGGGAGCGCGGCCGGCGTCACGGCGGCGGCGATTACCCGCCACGGTTTGCCTCCCAGGCGGCGAGAAACGCAGCGAAGTGCCCGGCATCGTGACTGGCGAGGAAATGGCGCACGCGGCCGAACTCTTCCTCGAGCGCGCTCGCGCCGAGATGGCCACGCATGAATTCGAACTTGAGATAAATGAGATAGGTGTTCAGGACATCGGTCTCGCAATAGTCGCGGATGGCTTTCAGATTGCCGGCGCGGAACTGATTCCACACTTCGCTGCCGTGCATGCCGAGCTTGCCGGGGAAGCCCAGCATCACCGCCATCTGGTCGAGCGGCACGGTGGCGCGGCCCTGGTAGCCAGCCAGCACATCCATGAGGTCGATATGCCGCCAGTGAAAGCGGCCGAGGTAGTTGTTGTAACGGAAGTTGCGATCGTCGTCGCCGGTATCCCAGTAGCGCGGCGCGGCGACATCGTGCAACAGCGCGCGGTAGTGCAGCACCGGCAGATCGAAACCGCTGCCGTTCCACGACACCAGGGTCGGCGTGTAACGCTCGATGCCTTCGAAGAAGCGCCGGATGAGCTCCGCTTCGTCGGCCTCCTCGCTGCCCAGCGACCACACGTTGAAGCGCTCCTGCTCGCGGAATACCGCCGATATCGCCACGATGCGATGCAGGTGATGACGCAGGAATTCGCTGGCGCCGCCGGTTTCCTGCTGACGCTTGGAATACATGACCGCCGCCACGCCGTCGTCGTCCAGTTCATCGAGATCCCACAGGCGGCGCGCGGTGGCGACGTCCGGCACGGTTTCGATATCGAACACGAAGACATTCATGACGGGGCGCTCGCGGGCGTGACTCAGTCGGGGAACACGCCGGTGGAGAGATAACGGTCACCGCGATCGCAGACGATGCTGACGATGACGGCGTCGCGCACCTCGCGGCTGATGGTCAGCGCCGCGACCATCGCGCCGCCCGACGAAATGCCGCAGAAGATGCCTTCTTCGCGCGCCATGGCGCGGGTCATGTCCTCGGCCTCGGGCTGGGTGACGTCGATGATGCGATCGACGCGGCTGGCGTCGTAGATCTTCGGCAGGTAGGCCGCCGGCCAGCGGCGGATGCCGGGAATGCGCGCGCCGTCGCCCGGCTGGACGCCGACGATCTGGATGTCGGGGTTCTGCGCCTTGAGATACTGCGAGTTGCCCATGATGGTGCCGGTGGTGCCCATGGTCGCGACGAAATGCGTGACCAGGCCGCGGGTATCCGCCCAGATCTCGGGGCCGGTGCTGCCGTAATGGGCGAGGGGGTTGTCGTGGTTGGCGAACTGGTCGAGCACCCGCCCCTCGCCGCGCGCCTCCATGGCGGCGGCGAGATCGCGCGCCGCTTCCATGCCGGCCTTTTCCGGCACCAGCACCAGCTCGGCGCCATAGGCGCGCATCGCGGCGCGGCGCTCGGCGGTCATGTTGTCGGGCATGATGAGGATCATGCGGTAGCCGGCCATCGCCGCCACCATCGCCAGCGCAATGCCGGTGTTGCCGCTGGTGGCCTCGATGAGGGTGTCGCCGGGCTTAATGTCGCCGCGCGCCTCGGCGTGCTTGATCATGCTGAGCGCGGGGCGGTCCTTGACCGAGCCCGCCGGGTTGTTGCCCTCGAGCTTGGCCAGGATCACGTTGCTGGTGTCACCCGGCAGCCGCTGCAGGCGGACCAGCGGCGTATTGCCGACGAAATGCTCGAGGGTGGGCCAGTTCATCGCGACAGTTTACCGAAAAGCGCGCGTGCGGGTGGCACGCGCGCCCGGCCCGGCACGGGATCAGAAATGCAGGCCCAGCGACATCACGTGGAAATTGATGCCGGGGTTGCTGTCACCGATGCCGGCATTGGATTGATGCTGGTAACGATACATGAGCTCGTACTTGCCGCCCTCGCCGAAGCGCGCGCCGAAGCCCAGGTGACTGCCGAAGGCGAAGGGAATGTCGAAATTCTTGTCGTTGATTTCGTTGCGGGTATGCAGGTGCACGCCCACGCCGCCCTCGATGAAGGGCGCGAAGCCGCGCTTGGGATCCATCTCGTAGCGCAGCACCGGCGTCAAGCCGAAATCGAACAGTTCGTCCTGGTTGGTGCGGCCCTTGGAGCTGTTCCAGAAATTGATGCCGAACTCGACGAAGCTGACCATGTGCCACTCGCCGACCTGGAACCATTGCTGCTTCATGTCCCAGCGCAGGTTGGCGCCGTAGCG
Coding sequences:
- a CDS encoding ABC transporter permease; translated protein: MFELRILVSRLAGAAGVALGVSSMVFLLLHCVPGDPVDVMLGEYAAAADRLALRNRLGLDLPLLEQWWHFVRGVLHGDLGVSLVSGVPVLELLSAHFVYTALLAVAALLLAVAVGVPLGVLAALRVGRAWDSVASVVAVLGMSLPSFVLGPLLIIAFAVQLRWLPVGGAEHGAGLVLPAVTLASGLAAVLTRMTRAAMLDALRLPHVQAARARGLGERAVVLGHVCRNAALPVVTVLALQLGALLGGAVVTETVFNWPGLGQLLVDAIARRDYPVVQGAVLLIALTYIVLNTLVDFAYPRLDPRIASAS
- a CDS encoding L,D-transpeptidase; its protein translation is MRAVDRLEIDIARQTLRCFHEGRELKCYTVSTARNGAGEMMDSERTPRGAHEIAEKIGAGSAPGTVFVARRATGEIHDAELAARHPGRDWILTRILWLAGRDHGYNSGGERDSKARYIYIHGTPDSTRLGVPGSRGCIRMRNADIVELFDAVSVGTLVDIRA
- a CDS encoding ABC transporter substrate-binding protein, producing MLLSGCAQRSDDAIRVGIPTAPLTLDPRYATDAMSARLSRLLHASLVEFDSAARPVPGLAHWRGVTPTRYEFTLRDDARFNNGRAVRATDVVATYRAVLDAALASPLREALRNIAAVEALDERRVAFELRAADAQFPGSATLGVMAAEEARAPRDGWHLASGPFTRGARKLDGCLRLHRRADGARIEVCEVKDATVRALKLIAGEIDIAQGNLPPETLRWLATRAGLRVIEHAGTTMSYLGFNLADPLLADRRVRQALSHGIDRAAIAHFLFRDLAQPAASLLPPAHWASAPDVAVPAYDPVLARRLLGEAGYGERRLALHYKTSADAFRLRLATLLQAQLRDIGVDLTVDSYDWGTFYADIGAGRFQLYGLSWVGLKLPDIYRQAFHGASRPPSGLNRGHYAEPELDALIEAAEHSADETRRRLLYHAIARRLLYDAPYVPLWFETQAAVLRDDIADYGIDADGSFDGLRTVHRVRPDARR
- the rlmD gene encoding 23S rRNA (uracil(1939)-C(5))-methyltransferase RlmD → MPGTSLRFSPPGRQTVAGNRRRRDAGRAPAQLLSLDIDNLSHEGRGVARHEGKTVFVDGALAGELVTARVLRKHGRYDEAETAAVSRASASRVVPRCPHYGVCGGCSFQHASEALQLEHKQAVLLELLRHQGGLSAQRVAAPITSPQWGYRRKARLGVKYVTKKGGVLVGFRERAKPYVAECHQCDILDARVSAAIPALRTMIAGLSIRDKLPQIEVAVGDHEVVLVLRHLAPLSADDHAALGDYAAQSGFTLLLQPGGYDTVATLAGQPPAPLTYEVENETIAFLPTDFTQVNAHINRQMVARALQHLELGASDRVVDLFCGVGNFTLPMARRAGTVLGIEGEAGLVARAQANAQHNGLANVEFACANLEDPQAVGALSLASADKILLDPPRAGALTLIEGLSFDRCQRLVYVSCSPVTFARDAAVLVARHGFTLVETGILDMFPNTAHVESLSLFVRG
- a CDS encoding 3'-5' exonuclease; amino-acid sequence: MNVFVFDIETVPDVATARRLWDLDELDDDGVAAVMYSKRQQETGGASEFLRHHLHRIVAISAVFREQERFNVWSLGSEEADEAELIRRFFEGIERYTPTLVSWNGSGFDLPVLHYRALLHDVAAPRYWDTGDDDRNFRYNNYLGRFHWRHIDLMDVLAGYQGRATVPLDQMAVMLGFPGKLGMHGSEVWNQFRAGNLKAIRDYCETDVLNTYLIYLKFEFMRGHLGASALEEEFGRVRHFLASHDAGHFAAFLAAWEANRGG
- the cysM gene encoding cysteine synthase CysM, which translates into the protein MNWPTLEHFVGNTPLVRLQRLPGDTSNVILAKLEGNNPAGSVKDRPALSMIKHAEARGDIKPGDTLIEATSGNTGIALAMVAAMAGYRMILIMPDNMTAERRAAMRAYGAELVLVPEKAGMEAARDLAAAMEARGEGRVLDQFANHDNPLAHYGSTGPEIWADTRGLVTHFVATMGTTGTIMGNSQYLKAQNPDIQIVGVQPGDGARIPGIRRWPAAYLPKIYDASRVDRIIDVTQPEAEDMTRAMAREEGIFCGISSGGAMVAALTISREVRDAVIVSIVCDRGDRYLSTGVFPD
- a CDS encoding acyloxyacyl hydrolase; the encoded protein is MKASALLAPLTGAALASLVATAPVAAFDLKPDAITIEGGMTEDRVDADRYGANLRWDMKQQWFQVGEWHMVSFVEFGINFWNSSKGRTNQDELFDFGLTPVLRYEMDPKRGFAPFIEGGVGVHLHTRNEINDKNFDIPFAFGSHLGFGARFGEGGKYELMYRYQHQSNAGIGDSNPGINFHVMSLGLHF